From the genome of Glycine max cultivar Williams 82 chromosome 2, Glycine_max_v4.0, whole genome shotgun sequence, one region includes:
- the HDL57 gene encoding homeodomain-leucine zipper protein 57: MASGKLYAGSNMSLLLQNERLPCSSEVLESLWAQTSNPASFQGSKPVVDFENVSGSRMTDRPFFQALEKEENCDEDYEGCFHQPGKKRRLTSEQVQFLERNFEVENKLEPERKVQLAKELGLQPRQVAIWFQNRRARFKTKQLEKDYGVLKASYDRLKSDYESLVQENDKLKAEVNSLESKLILRDKEKEENSDDKSSPDDAVNSSSPHNNKEPMDLLIISKNATTTTTSENGTKVLSPLPLPIMVTCCKQEDANSAKSDVLDSDSPHCTSFVEPADSSHAFEPEDHSEDFSQDEEDNLSENLLMTFPSSCCLPKVEEHCYDGPPENSCNFGFQVEDQTFCFWPY; encoded by the exons ATGGCGAGTGGCAAGCTTTATGCGGGTTCAAACATGTCACTTCTCCTCCAAAACGAAAGGCTCCCTTGCTCCTCTGAAGTCCTTGAGTCTCTTTGGGCTCAGACCTCTAACCCTGCTTCCTTCCAAG GTTCAAAACCCGTGGTTGATTTTGAGAATGTAAGTGGGAGCAGGATGACGGATAGGCCTTTCTTTCAAGCgttggagaaggaagagaactGTGATGAGGATTACGAGGGGTGTTTCCACCAACCGGGGAAGAAAAGGAGGCTCACAAGCGAACAAGTTCAGTTCCTTGAAAGGAACTTTGAGGTAGAGAACAAGCTTGAACCCGAAAGGAAAGTCCAACTTGCAAAAGAGCTTGGCTTGCAGCCAAGGCAAGTTGCTATATGGTTCCAAAACCGAAGGGCAAGGTTCAAGACCAAGCAGCTAGAAAAAGACTATGGCGTGTTGAAAGCTAGTTATGACAGACTCAAAAGTGACTATGAAAGTCTTGTTCAAGAGAATGACAAGTTAAAAGCAGag GTGAATTCTCTGGAGAGCAAATTGATTCTTAGAGATAAAGAGAAGGAGGAGAATTCGGATGACAAGTCATCTCCTGATGATGCTGTCAATTCTTCTTCACCCCACAACAACAAGGAGCCTAtggatttattaattatttcaaaaaatgcaacaacaacaacaacatctgaAAATGGGACCAAAGTGTTGTCACCACTCCCACTCCCTATTATGGTAACATGCTGCAAGCAAGAAGATGCCAACTCAGCCAAAAGTGATGTCCTTGATTCGGATAGCCCACATTGCACTTCATTCGTGGAGCCTGCTGATTCCTCTCATGCCTTTGAACCAGAAGACCACTCAGAAGACTTCTCCCAAGATGAAGAGGATAACCTTAGTGAAAACCTTTTGATGACCTTCCCTTCTTCTTGTTGCTTACCTAAGGTTGAAGAACACTGCTATGACGGCCCTCCTGAAAACTCTTGTAATTTTGGCTTCCAGGTTGAGGATCAAACCTTCTGTTTCTGGCCCTATTGA